The genome window GGATCGGCCTGGCGACCGACACAGGCGGGGGATCGTCGTTTTCCATGCTGCGCACCATGGCCGCCGCCTATGAGGTCGCGCAGCTGCGCGGAACCGCCCTGCACCCGGCGCAGCTGTTGTGGCTGGCAACCGTGGGATCGGCCCGTGCACTGCGGATGGACGACCGGATCGGCACCCTGAAACCGGGGATCGAGGCGGATCTGATCGCGCTTGATCTGCGCTCAACCCCCGCCATCGCCCAAAGCACCACCCGCGCCGAAGATATCTGGCAGGCGGTGTTTCCGACGATCATGATGGGCGACGACCGGGCGATCGCGCGGGTTTGGGTGGGTGGGTCGCCTGTCACCCCAGTCGCACAAGTCGCCTAGCTTTCGGGCGACAACTGCATCTGAATCCACGTGGCCAGTTCGGCCCCAAGCTCTTGCGCCGGGCGGTTGGCATCAAGACGCAGTATTAAAGCGTTTCGACATTAACCTGAGACATATCCGGCGGCCTTAAAGTAGTTCCAGCATTCTACTGGGTCGTAGAGATCGCAGATTGCTCCGATTGCTTCGAAGACCTGGGTAAAGGACCTGGCCCCGATCCGTCGCAAATGGGCTTTCAGTTTAGAGAAGGCCTGCTCGATGGGATTCAGGTCGGGCGAGTACGGTGGCAGGTAAAGGAACCAGCAGCCGTGATTGCGTAAAGCCTGCGTCGCCTCCTTATTCCGGTGGGTTGCCAGGTTGTCGAGAATGACGACAGTGCCGGGGTTGATCTCGGGGACCAGCACTTCGCGGATGTAGGCCGCGAAGGCGGGGCCATCTATCGCTCCCTTGATGACCCAAGGTGCGATCAGCGCGCCTTGGGTCAGGCCCGCGATCAAGGTTTGGGTTCCCCAGCTTCCGAAGAGCGCATCCATCGTCAGGCGCTTACCGCGCTTGGCTCTGCCGCGTAGGCGCGTGAGGTTTGTCTTCACTGCGGTTTCGTCAATAAAGACAACGCGCTCAGGAAAGGTCGCAATGGCTGGCGAGCGGTATCTGAACCAGTCGGCCCGTTGCTGCCTTACCTTGGCGCGGCGGCGCTCGGTTGCGACCAGCGACTTTTTTTGTACGTGAAGCCGAGCCGGGACAGAAGGTTGGCGATGGAGGAGTGATGCACCCGCACACCCTCTGCATCGGCCAGCGCATTACGCAACTCAAAGAGCGTGATGTCAGGGTCTTGTGCGATCAACTCCTCAAAGAATTCCCGATGCGGAGCCAGCTTTCCCTTGCCGCGCGGCGGTCCCTGCCGGGCAGGTTCCGCATGACCCTTCATCCTCACCTGACGCGCCCACCGCGCGCCTGTGGCAGGCGACAGCTTCAACCGCAACGCCGCCGCGCGCCCGCTCAACCCTTCTTCAATGTATCTCTGAAACCGTATCCGAAGCGCAGATGGCAAAGGTGCTGACATGATCCATCCTCCCAAACAGGATGAATCACAGATCAGGTCTCAAGGGAATCCCTCGCGATTCAGGTTCAAGCCGAAACGCTTTAGGTCTTCTTTCTTTTGAAGGACGTCGATCGCCGCGCTCAGCAGTTTTGCGAAGTTCCTGAACTTTTCAGGATTGGGATGACCCCCTTCCATTGCATAGCCGCCAGGCACGCCGCCGGGGCGGTTGCGGCAACGCTCAATCGACAGATCAACGGAACAATCAACCAGCACCAGCGCATGTTCAAACTGCATCGTCTGCACATAGGCCCGAGCATCTTCAGCCGTGCCAGCCGTTGCCAAAGAGCTCATCCCACGATGTATCAGGCCTTCGTCAAGCAACACCGCCTTTCCTTGGTGGCCGTCCAGTCCGGAAAAATAAAGCTGCGCCATCAGTTCGAGGCTCCACAACCGATGCGATGTGTCGTGCCCGTCCGGCTCCAGAAGCGTCATGAAGGTTTCTGGGTTTTTCTCGGCGAATTTCACAACCCCGAACAGGCTTGTCCGCTCGGCGTTCTTTCGCAGGAACCGAATGGATTTTCTGCGTTCCAGCATCGAGCGGCGCGAATGGCTGCGCAAACTCTCGATTGGGACGCCATCGGCTTTGAGCGCCAGCGCCGCTTCATTCCAGACGGTCGATTTACCGCATCCGGGCAGCCCCGCGAATTCGAAGATCATGCGACGGATTTCTCGTATTTCTTGCGACGGAGCGGCGCATCGGCAACGCCATTGAGCGCACCGGTGCGGCGGGTTTCCTGCCCATGCCAATGTCCGGACGGCTGGGATTGTGTTGAAAAACTCCGTTTTAGGGCCTGAACGATGATTTTTCTTTCCATGCAGCCCGATCCTAAATTTTTGGCGCGGGGGTCGGCCCAAATCGCCTACATGCGCTCACGCGCAGCCATGCGCTGTCTCGTGGTCAAAGCTTTCCGACTATTTCGCTTCATAGGTTTTCGCAAGAAATCCGCGACGCTCTGATTTCGGAGTTTTTCAACACAATCCTGGTTCAGATTGAACTGCCAGCGTTTCGGGCCTCCGCGCCGATCTGCGTCAGAATTGCCGCGTTTGTCGCTGCTCAGTTGTCGCCCAGGACGCTGCTTATTCTCTGCCATTCATTCGATCCATCGCCAGACTACTCGCCGGGGACATCATCAGGTTTGATCCCCCTATGCAACAATGCTGACCGATCCAACTCAGCCCATCAACGCCACCGCCAGTCGGTTCTGATGCTCAACCGCGGGCGCCAGATCCAATGTCGTCAGCGCGCCATCCCGCACCACCTGACGCCCCTCAACAAACAGATCCCGCACCTGCGTCGGTCCGGCCAGCAACAGCGCGCCAGCGTCCCAGTTGCCCGCCGCCTCGACGCCATTCATGGCCCACAAGGCAATATCCGCGCGCTTGCCGGCGGCAATCTGGCCGCAATCATCACGGCCCAGCACCTCGGCCCCGCCACGGGTGGCGATGCGCAGCGCCTCACGCGCGCTCATCGCGTCGGCGCCACTGGCGACCCGTTGCAGCAGCATCGCCATCCGCGCTTCGGCCACCAGATTGCCCGCATCATTGCTGGCAGAACCATCGACGCCCAGCCCGACCTTCACGCCTGCATCCCGCATCGCCCGCACCGGGGCAATGCCAGACCCCAGTCGGCAGTTCGAACACGGACAGTGCGCGACCCCGGTGCCGGATTTTGCAAACAAGTCAATCTCTTGCCCGTCCAGCTTGACGCAATGGGCGTGCCAGACGTCATCGCCGGTCCAGCCCAGATCCTCGGCATATTGTCCGGGGCGACAGCCGAACTTCTCAAGACTATAGGCGATATCCTCGTCATTCTCGGCCAGATGGGTGTGTAGCATCACGCCCTTGTCCCGCGCCAGCAGGGCGGCGTCGCGCATTAACTCGCGGCTGACAGAAAACGGCGAACAGGGCGCGATGCCGACCCGGACCATCGCACCAGGCGACGGGTCGTGAAACGCATCCACCACACGAATGCAGTCGTTCAGGATCGCCGCCTCCTCCTCGACCAACGCGTCCGGCGGCAACCCGCCATCGCTTTCGCCAATGCTCATCGCGCCGCGCGTGGCATGAAACCGCAGACCAACCTCACCCGCCGCGTCGATCGTATCGTCAAGCCGCGCGCCGTTCGGGAACAGGTACAGATGATCCGAGGTCATGGAACACCCCGACAATACCAGTTCGGCCAGTCCGATCTGGGCCGAGACGCGCATTTCTTCGGGCCCGAAACGCGACCAGATCGGATAGAGCGTCTGCAGCCACCCAAACAAAAGCGCGTCCTGTGCCGCCGGGACCGCGCGGGTCAGCGTCTGGTACAGATGGTGGTGCGTGTTCACCAGGCCGGGCGTGATCAGACAGCCTGTCGCGTCAATGATGTCGGCGCCTTCAGCGGGCAGTCCGGGTCCAACATCAGTGATGACACCGCCTTCAATGCGGATATCGCCCGCCAATTCATGCGCCGCATCATCCATCGTCAGGATCAGCTCGGCGTTTCGGATCAGGGTCGCACTCATCCTATCACCTCGCGCAGGATCGCCATTGCCTCGGCGTGAATTTCGGGGTTCGCCGCCGCAATCGCCCGCCCTCCGTTATGCGCCGGATTGCCTGCCCAGTCGGTGACGATGCCGCCCGCCGCCTGCACGACCGCAATCGGGGCCTGAATGTCATAGGCGTTCAACTCGGCCTCGATCACCAGATCAACGCAGCCCGCCGCCAGCAGGGCATAGCCATAGCAATCCATCCCGTAACGCGTCAGTTGCGCCTGCTTTGAAACCGCATGAAAGGCGCGCCCTTCCTCGGCCGTACCCACCTCAGGGAAAGTCGTCAGCAACGTCGCCTGCGACAGCGGCTGGGCGGCGCGGGTTTTCAGCGGCCGCAGACCCAGCGGCCCCTCGTACTCTGCAAGTCCAAAGCCGCCGATGAACCGTTCTCCGACATAGGGTTGGTCAATTACGCCAAGCAGTGGCCCGGTTTCGTCACTTACGGCGATCAGCACGCCCCAGGTCGGCGTGCCCGAGATATAGCCGCGCGTGCCGTCAATCGGGTCCAGCACCCAGGTCAGCCCGCTGCTACCTTCGAGGGGGGGGAATTCTTCGCCGATCACCCCGTCATCGGGACGTTCGCGCGCCAAAATCTCGCGCATCGCCGCCTCGGCATCGCGGTCCGCCTTGGTGACCGGGTCAAACCCGTCCGCCAGCTTGTTTTCAGATAAAAGCCCCGACATCCGGAAGGATGCCAGGGCTTGGTTACGAGCTACTACAGCCAGTTTGTGCGAGACTTCGACCAACATACTCTTGGTCGCCTCAGTTAGTTCGGCCATTCCCGTTTTCCTTAGCGGACAATATTGCCCGCCCGGGATGACCTGACCCGCCATGGCAGGTCAAGCGCCGTGTCACGCGGCGGCGTCACTCAGCACGCGCGCCAGGTCAAACAGGCGGCGGCGTTGGGTTTCGGGGATCGCATAGTACGACCGCACCAGTTCAAGCGCTTCTTTGTCGACCAGCATATCGCCCTGGGCGGATGCGGCAGCACTTGTTTCGCTGTCTTCGGCACCGTCGAGACCTTCAAAGAAGAAGGCGACCGGCACGTCCAGCGCTTCGGAGATATCCCAAAGGCGCGATGCGCTAACCCGGTTCATGCCGGTTTCATATTTCTGAATCTGCTGGAACTTGATACCAACGCCTTCGGCAAGCTGTTGTTGCGTCATACCGATCATCCAACGACGATGGCGAACGCGCTTTCCAACATGGACGTCAACGGGGTGTTTCATTTGTCAGTCTCCAATTCATTCTGGCTGTCCCTTTCCTCAGCCATCTCGTGTAAGTTGCCAACTTGTACTTTTGGACAGGTCTCTGGTTGTACGAGGGTGTTTTATCGTTTTATTTCCGTCACTTACGCGAATATGGCGCGACTAACCCAAAACGTCGATTTCAAGGCCATTTTGCCAAATTTGCCGGTTGACGTTCCGTCAACGTCAAGCGAACGGCCCGAACACCCACTCAACCTAAGGGCAAGCGAATCACCATGACGCAACGCAAACAGGCCGTCCCGGATCAAATCCGGGCATTCCAGGTGTCCCGTCACGATGCCGATCCGGCGCTGGCCCGCATTCCAACCCCGGCCCCTGCACAGGGCGAGGTTCTGATCCGCATTCACGCCTGCGCGCTCAACTTTGCCGATTTGCTGATGGCGAAAGGCAGCTATCAGGAAAAACCGCCCCTGCCCTTCACGCTGGGAATGGAGGTTGCGGGCGACGTGATCGCACTTGGCCCAGACACCAAAGGCCCGCCGGTCGGAAGCCGGGTTGCGGTTTTCGGCGGATATGGCGGCCTGGCCGAGGCAGGCGTATTCGCGGCCGAACGTGCCGTCCCCTTGCCCCACGACATGAGCTATGTGGATGCAGCCGCATTTCTTGTGGCCTATGGCACCAGCCACGTTGCCCTGACCCACAAGGCACGGCTGAGGCCGGGCGAGACGCTGCTGGTCCTGGGTGCCGCCGGCGGCGTTGGTTTGACCGCCGTTGAGATCGGCAAACTGATGGGGGCACGGGTGATCGCCGTGGCGTGCGGCGCCGAGAAGCTGAAGGTCGCACAGGCCGCCGGGGCCGACCACCTGATTGACGCGGGCGACGATCTGCGTGCGGCGGTGAAATCGCTGGGCGGCGCGGATGTGGTCTATGATCCGGTGGGCGGTGAGTTGTTCGACGCCGCCTTGCGCACCCTCAACCCCGACGGGCGCATTCTGCCGCTTGGCTTTGCCAGTGGCACGGTTCCGCAGATCCCGGCGAATATCCTGCTGGTCAAGAACATCTCGGTTCTGGGACTGTATTGGGGCGGTTATGCGAAGACCAACCCCAAGGTGATCACCGACAGCCTGTCACAGCTGTTCGACTGGTACGCTCAGGGCGATCTGAAGCCGCATGTCAGCCACGTGCTGGAGTTGGAACGCGCCGCCGAAGGGCTTGAACTGCTGCGCAGCCGCACATCGACCGGCAAGGTCGTCATTACCACCTGAGCGTCCGGATCCGATGGCTTCGGTTGTGCCCGCCGCCCCCGCACCGTGACCGTTCACGCCGAACAGCCGCCGCTCAACCGCCCGCTATAACGCCGCCAGCAACGCGGCGACCCGTTCCAGCCCCAGCCCCAGATTCACGCCAGCGCCCCCACCAACCCCCAGCCGGATGTGCTGTGGCTGGTCATAGGCGCTGCCCGGCAGCAGGAAGGTGCGGAAAGGATCCGCCAGCAGGCGCTTGGCGAATTCATCCCCGTCGATGTCGGCGTGCAGTCGCGCCAGACCGATCAGCCCCGCCTCGGGGCGGACCCAGGACAGCTGCGGCTGATCCGCCACGAATGCGTCCAGAGTTTCCAGATTGGCCCGCCCATCCTTGCGCGCCGCCGCCATCGCGGCGCCGTATCGCCCGGGGCGCAGGGCAATCTCGGCAATCGCCTCTCCCATGATGTTCATGATCTCGCTGGAATTCTCGCGCCGGATGACAGCATCCATCACCAGCCCCGGATCAGGACAGATCAGCCAGCCGGTGCGCAGCCCCTGCAATCCCAGCGCTTTGGAGACGCTGCCCGTGGTGATCCCGCGTTCGTACATGCCCGCGATCGACGGCGCGCGCGAACCGGTCCATTCCAGACCTGCGTAAACCTCATCCACGATCAGCCAGGCGCCGACACGCCGGGCCACGTCGACAATCTGCACCAATGCGTCCCGGTCCAGCATCCGCCCTGTCGGATTGTTCGGATTGGTCAGAAAGATCAGCCGCGTGCGTTCGGTTACCGCGGCCGCGAACGCCTGCATCGGAAACGCCCATTGATCTTCTTCCCGCCGGGTCACGGTCCGGATCGTCGCACCCAGCGATTTCGCCAGAACCTCGGCCTGCGGCCAGCCGGGTTTCTCGATGACGATCTCATCTCCCTGCTGCATCAGTTGCATGATCGCCAGATAATTGGCCTCAGCCGCGCCTGCAGTGATCAGCACATCATCGGGCGCGCAGAGGTCCGCCAGCCCGGCCTCGCGCAGCACATGGCCGCGCAGTTCCGGCAGGCCCCGGAACGCGCGCTGGTTCCAATCCAGCGACAACTCCGGATCAAGATCATCCAGAAAATCCCCAAGCCGGGGCGATTGCGACAGCGATAACCCGACGACGGCCTCAGGCGCGGCCTCGGTGGTTTCCAGCAGATACTGGAACAGCGTGTGAATCTTGACTTTCATGCCTGTCCCACGATTGTTCTTGCGGGGGGACGCTATATGGCCAGCGCAGACTACGTAAAGGGGCGGCCCGTCGCGCTGCATGTGCTGGACTATGGGTTGTTCCGGGTGCACGCCAACGGGCGGATCATCGGTATCTGCGGTTTTCTGATCGAAACAGACGCGGATGAAACCATCCTGATCGACACCGGATTTCCGGAAAAATACGCTAAGGATGTTCAGGCCGCCTCGGCCGAAGATCTGCTGGGCGGGTTTGGAGAGGTTCTGACCATGACCCACGACAACCTGCCCAAGGCGCAATTGGCGCGCGCCGGGCGGGATGTGTCGGACGTCGATCTGCTGATCATGACGCATACCCATATCGACCACGTCGGCGGCATCGCCGATTTCCCACAAGCGCCAATCCTGATCGCAGCGGCGGAACGGGCGCTTGACAAACCGCTATACTGGGGGCCGATCCAACCCATCGACTGGCCTGATCGCAAATACTTGCTGATCCACGAAGACACCCGCATCGGCCCCGGCCTGCGGGTCTTGCTGGTGCCGGGCCACGCACCCGGGCAACTGGCGCTGCTGGTGGAACTGCCGGAAACCGGGCCTGTCCTGATCGTCAGTGACGCAATCTCGCACCCTGCCGAAATTGACGAGGCGTTCGCCGGGTCCTGGGATGAAGAACGCGCAATTGCCAGCGGCGCGCGCCTGATGGCACTGGCCGAAGAAATCGGCGCGCTGGTGATCTATGGTCACAGCCCGGACCAATGGCCCGGATTGAAGAAGACGCCCGAGTATTTTGCCTGAAGACGAACATCCGCGCTTGGCAGGACGCGCGCCGGACCGGCGGGCAGGCCATGGCTTCGCACCGACCCGTCTGCGTGGGCACTGGCCCGTGTCAGGCATGTCGGAACCGTGATGTGACGCGCCGATTTGGGTTGCGCACCGATCGCGTTCTGGGGCTTCTATCGCATCAGCAACTGGCGGAGGCATCATGCGCGCGCAACCAAAGGCATCTCACTGGATTGGCGGCCCTGTCGAGGATTCCGTCGGGCCAGCGATTGAAAGCATATATCCGGCCTCGGGCGAGGTGATCGCCCGTATTCACGGCGCCACACCCGCTGTGGTCGAACAGGCGGTCACCGCCGCGCGTGCGGCGCAACCGGGATGGGCGGCACTGTCGGGGGCCGAACGCGGCGCGGTGCTTCAGCGCGCGGCCGCCATCCTGCGGGATCGCAACCGGGATCTGAGCGAGCTTGAAACCCTCGACACCGGCAAAGCGTTGCAGGAAACGCTGGTCGCCGATGCCGCCAGCGGGGCCGAGGCGATGGATTATTTCGGTGCGCTGGCCTTTGATCTGACTGGTGAGGCGATGGAGTTCGGTTCGCCCGCAGGCGGCAGTTTCGCCTATACAAGGCGCGAACCGCTGGGCATCTGCGTCGGCATCGGGGCCTGGAACTACCCGATCCAGATCGCCTGTTGGAAAGCGGCCCCGGCCCTGGCCGCAGGCAATGCAATGATCTTCAAGCCGAGTGAGACGACACCGCTCAGCGCGCTGAAACTGGCCGAAATCCTGTCCGAGGCCGGGTTGC of Paracoccaceae bacterium contains these proteins:
- a CDS encoding 8-oxoguanine deaminase, which translates into the protein MSATLIRNAELILTMDDAAHELAGDIRIEGGVITDVGPGLPAEGADIIDATGCLITPGLVNTHHHLYQTLTRAVPAAQDALLFGWLQTLYPIWSRFGPEEMRVSAQIGLAELVLSGCSMTSDHLYLFPNGARLDDTIDAAGEVGLRFHATRGAMSIGESDGGLPPDALVEEEAAILNDCIRVVDAFHDPSPGAMVRVGIAPCSPFSVSRELMRDAALLARDKGVMLHTHLAENDEDIAYSLEKFGCRPGQYAEDLGWTGDDVWHAHCVKLDGQEIDLFAKSGTGVAHCPCSNCRLGSGIAPVRAMRDAGVKVGLGVDGSASNDAGNLVAEARMAMLLQRVASGADAMSAREALRIATRGGAEVLGRDDCGQIAAGKRADIALWAMNGVEAAGNWDAGALLLAGPTQVRDLFVEGRQVVRDGALTTLDLAPAVEHQNRLAVALMG
- a CDS encoding histidinol-phosphatase; the encoded protein is MAELTEATKSMLVEVSHKLAVVARNQALASFRMSGLLSENKLADGFDPVTKADRDAEAAMREILARERPDDGVIGEEFPPLEGSSGLTWVLDPIDGTRGYISGTPTWGVLIAVSDETGPLLGVIDQPYVGERFIGGFGLAEYEGPLGLRPLKTRAAQPLSQATLLTTFPEVGTAEEGRAFHAVSKQAQLTRYGMDCYGYALLAAGCVDLVIEAELNAYDIQAPIAVVQAAGGIVTDWAGNPAHNGGRAIAAANPEIHAEAMAILREVIG
- a CDS encoding helix-turn-helix domain-containing protein, whose translation is MKHPVDVHVGKRVRHRRWMIGMTQQQLAEGVGIKFQQIQKYETGMNRVSASRLWDISEALDVPVAFFFEGLDGAEDSETSAAASAQGDMLVDKEALELVRSYYAIPETQRRRLFDLARVLSDAAA
- a CDS encoding zinc-binding dehydrogenase, translated to MRAFQVSRHDADPALARIPTPAPAQGEVLIRIHACALNFADLLMAKGSYQEKPPLPFTLGMEVAGDVIALGPDTKGPPVGSRVAVFGGYGGLAEAGVFAAERAVPLPHDMSYVDAAAFLVAYGTSHVALTHKARLRPGETLLVLGAAGGVGLTAVEIGKLMGARVIAVACGAEKLKVAQAAGADHLIDAGDDLRAAVKSLGGADVVYDPVGGELFDAALRTLNPDGRILPLGFASGTVPQIPANILLVKNISVLGLYWGGYAKTNPKVITDSLSQLFDWYAQGDLKPHVSHVLELERAAEGLELLRSRTSTGKVVITT
- a CDS encoding aminotransferase class I/II-fold pyridoxal phosphate-dependent enzyme produces the protein MKVKIHTLFQYLLETTEAAPEAVVGLSLSQSPRLGDFLDDLDPELSLDWNQRAFRGLPELRGHVLREAGLADLCAPDDVLITAGAAEANYLAIMQLMQQGDEIVIEKPGWPQAEVLAKSLGATIRTVTRREEDQWAFPMQAFAAAVTERTRLIFLTNPNNPTGRMLDRDALVQIVDVARRVGAWLIVDEVYAGLEWTGSRAPSIAGMYERGITTGSVSKALGLQGLRTGWLICPDPGLVMDAVIRRENSSEIMNIMGEAIAEIALRPGRYGAAMAAARKDGRANLETLDAFVADQPQLSWVRPEAGLIGLARLHADIDGDEFAKRLLADPFRTFLLPGSAYDQPQHIRLGVGGGAGVNLGLGLERVAALLAAL
- a CDS encoding MBL fold metallo-hydrolase; this encodes MASADYVKGRPVALHVLDYGLFRVHANGRIIGICGFLIETDADETILIDTGFPEKYAKDVQAASAEDLLGGFGEVLTMTHDNLPKAQLARAGRDVSDVDLLIMTHTHIDHVGGIADFPQAPILIAAAERALDKPLYWGPIQPIDWPDRKYLLIHEDTRIGPGLRVLLVPGHAPGQLALLVELPETGPVLIVSDAISHPAEIDEAFAGSWDEERAIASGARLMALAEEIGALVIYGHSPDQWPGLKKTPEYFA